One genomic window of Pocillopora verrucosa isolate sample1 chromosome 8, ASM3666991v2, whole genome shotgun sequence includes the following:
- the LOC131792517 gene encoding uncharacterized protein, translating into MMNKIIFVVSTLAIFALPGAFGFMCYSCNATEPYNTPSLQCMEGSAYMNESCSNGTTYCAVIKVTVNGVMVYIVGCVTVNKTCSEYNATVCSEIISKGNGTIMSCSTNCCNEERCNMPIFPTTGPTTIATSGGPNDTTPTSGVEFFAPKVIALLAAYLSALYFGKQ; encoded by the exons ATGATGAACAAGATCATATTTGTCGTTAGTACCCTCGCCATTTTCGCGTTGCCTGGTG caTTTGGGTTTATGTGTTACAGCTGCAATGCCACGGAGCCCTATAACACTCCAAGTCTACAATGCATGGAGGGAAGTGCTTACATGAATGAATCCTGCAGTAATGGCACAACGTATTGCGCAGTGATTAAGGTCACGGTGAACGGTGTTATGGTTTATATCGTGGGATGTGTT ACTGTTAACAAGACCTGTTCTGAATACAATGCGACAGTATGCAGTGAGATTATATCGAAAGGCAATGGAACTATTATGTCTTGTTCAACAAATTGCTGTAATGAGGAGAGGTGTAATATGCCGATATTTCCCACGACAGGACCAACCACGATCGCAACATCTGGAGGTCCCAACGATACAACTCCCACCTCTGGAGTTGAGTTCTTTGCACCTAAGGTCATTGCTTTGCTGGCTGCCTACCTTTCAGCCCTATACTTTGGAAAGCAATAA